A genomic segment from Yimella sp. cx-51 encodes:
- the hrcA gene encoding heat-inducible transcriptional repressor HrcA, with amino-acid sequence MSEERRLDVLRAIVQDYVATSEPVGSKALLDRHQLGVSAATIRNDMAALEEEGLISAPHTSAGRVPTDAGYRRFVDRLGHMKPLSKSERSAIETFLQQAVDLDDVVDRTVRLLSSLTNQVAVMQYPTIGRATVRHLELVSLAEARVMAVMILSTGRVEERILNLEHTEDDLAGLKAAFNELVVGRTRADAADAVVAWADARPVPPADNSTSAQAAHLVADLLAEEREDRLALAGRAHLARSVHDFPGSIGPVLDALEEHVVLLRLIQQMQAEGEDAVFVRIGGENSVQGLRNTSIVSTGYGAGGIGVLGPTRMDYATSMAAVRAVARYVSDLLEQ; translated from the coding sequence GTGAGTGAAGAACGTCGACTCGACGTGCTGCGCGCGATCGTGCAGGACTACGTGGCCACCTCGGAGCCGGTGGGTTCCAAGGCTCTGCTCGACCGGCACCAGCTCGGGGTGAGCGCCGCCACCATCCGCAACGACATGGCCGCGTTGGAGGAGGAGGGCTTGATCAGCGCCCCGCACACCTCCGCGGGCCGCGTGCCCACCGATGCCGGCTACCGCCGGTTCGTTGACCGTCTCGGTCACATGAAACCGCTGTCGAAGTCGGAACGGTCGGCGATCGAGACCTTCCTGCAGCAGGCGGTCGATCTCGACGACGTCGTCGACCGCACGGTACGACTCCTGTCGTCACTGACCAACCAGGTGGCGGTCATGCAATACCCCACGATCGGTCGCGCCACGGTGCGTCACCTCGAACTCGTCAGCCTGGCCGAAGCCAGGGTCATGGCGGTGATGATCCTGTCGACCGGCCGGGTGGAGGAACGCATCCTCAACCTCGAACACACCGAGGACGACCTTGCCGGGCTGAAGGCCGCCTTCAACGAGTTGGTTGTGGGTCGCACACGGGCCGATGCGGCCGACGCCGTCGTCGCGTGGGCCGATGCGCGCCCTGTGCCACCTGCCGACAACTCCACGTCCGCGCAGGCCGCCCACTTGGTGGCCGATCTGCTGGCCGAGGAGCGCGAAGATCGTCTCGCCCTGGCCGGACGCGCGCACCTGGCCCGCTCGGTGCATGACTTCCCCGGGTCGATCGGTCCGGTTCTGGATGCGCTGGAAGAACATGTCGTGTTGCTGCGTTTGATCCAACAGATGCAGGCCGAAGGTGAGGATGCCGTCTTCGTCCGGATCGGTGGCGAGAACTCCGTCCAGGGGCTGCGCAACACCTCGATCGTCAGCACCGGCTACGGCGCGGGCGGTATCGGTGTGCTCGGCCCGACCAGGATGGACTACGCCACGTCGATGGCGGCCGTACGCGCCGTCGCCCGCTACGTCTCCGACCTACTCGAGCAGTAA
- a CDS encoding trans-aconitate 2-methyltransferase yields the protein MTDESLAWAEFGDTLRLPINKKDYLLDIPWEEAAFVPQHPLIDIGSGSGLSTVTLGERFPDSEILSVEPDPLMRSLLMVRIAEREHLRERTTVLPDTINATWLPDQCGGALLFNVIYFLGGRARDRFWQRMAEVLVPGAPILLSRSYGGVPERTVERKLTGTATMGRHEYQRYFEATPAFDNRMEITNTYVVLRDGEKVREEVTKLEAWGLDEELVLDEIPIGKFGIEEINDRYFAIRRLPDIRR from the coding sequence ATGACCGACGAGAGCTTGGCGTGGGCCGAGTTCGGCGACACCCTGCGGTTGCCGATCAACAAGAAGGACTACCTGCTGGACATTCCGTGGGAGGAAGCAGCCTTCGTACCGCAGCACCCGCTCATCGACATCGGGTCAGGTAGCGGTCTGAGCACAGTGACGCTGGGGGAGCGGTTTCCCGACTCGGAGATCCTGTCGGTCGAACCCGACCCGCTGATGCGCTCGTTGCTGATGGTCCGTATCGCCGAGCGTGAGCACCTGCGTGAGCGCACTACGGTGCTGCCCGACACCATCAACGCCACCTGGTTGCCCGACCAGTGCGGTGGGGCGTTGTTGTTCAACGTCATCTACTTCCTGGGTGGTCGGGCGCGCGACCGGTTCTGGCAACGGATGGCTGAGGTGCTCGTGCCGGGTGCGCCGATCCTGCTGAGCCGCTCCTACGGTGGCGTGCCCGAGCGGACGGTCGAGCGCAAACTCACCGGCACCGCGACCATGGGCCGCCACGAGTACCAGCGCTACTTCGAGGCCACCCCTGCGTTCGACAACCGCATGGAGATCACCAACACCTATGTCGTCCTGCGTGACGGGGAGAAGGTGCGCGAGGAGGTCACCAAGCTCGAGGCATGGGGGCTGGACGAGGAACTGGTGCTCGACGAGATCCCGATCGGCAAGTTCGGCATCGAGGAGATCAACGACCGCTACTTCGCCATTCGGCGCTTGCCGGACATCCGCCGCTGA
- a CDS encoding PhoH family protein, with product MTDNPVDPSQSHPPAVQTSHIVEIPPDVPMLNLLGPRDELLTTIERSFPKLVIAVRGNSFHLQGDPGDMALIEELLDELVAIVDAGHPLNRDAVERSVGMLRSKTRERPADVLTTNIVSSRGRTVRPKTLGQKEYVDAIDKNTIVFGIGPAGTGKTYLAMAKAVAALQAKQVDRIILTRPAVEAGERLGFLPGSLNDKIDPYLRPLYDALHDMVDPDSIPRLMASGTVEVAPLAYMRGRTLNGAFIILDEAQNTSAEQMKMFLTRLGFGSKMVVTGDVTQVDLPGGTTSGLKIVQDILDGVDDVHFAHLSAQDVVRHRLVSEIVEAYGVWDARKRSGGPRRANSARGHAR from the coding sequence ATGACCGACAATCCCGTTGATCCCAGCCAGTCCCACCCGCCGGCCGTGCAGACCTCACACATCGTGGAGATCCCGCCGGACGTGCCGATGCTCAACCTGCTCGGCCCGCGCGACGAGTTGCTCACGACGATCGAGCGGTCCTTCCCGAAACTCGTGATCGCCGTGCGCGGCAACTCCTTCCACCTGCAGGGCGATCCGGGCGACATGGCGTTGATCGAGGAGTTGCTCGACGAACTTGTGGCGATCGTCGACGCCGGACATCCGCTGAACCGCGACGCGGTGGAGCGCTCCGTCGGAATGCTGCGCAGCAAGACCCGCGAGCGTCCGGCAGACGTGTTGACCACCAACATCGTCAGCAGTCGTGGGCGCACCGTGCGGCCCAAGACGCTCGGGCAGAAGGAATACGTCGACGCGATCGACAAGAACACGATCGTTTTCGGTATTGGCCCGGCCGGTACGGGCAAGACCTATCTGGCGATGGCGAAGGCGGTCGCTGCGCTGCAGGCCAAGCAGGTCGACCGCATCATTCTGACCCGCCCGGCGGTTGAGGCCGGTGAGCGATTGGGATTCCTGCCCGGTTCGCTGAACGACAAGATCGACCCCTACCTTCGGCCGCTGTACGACGCGCTGCACGACATGGTCGATCCCGATTCGATTCCGCGGCTCATGGCCTCTGGCACGGTGGAGGTGGCTCCGCTGGCCTACATGCGTGGCCGCACCCTCAACGGAGCCTTCATCATTCTCGACGAGGCGCAGAACACCTCGGCCGAGCAGATGAAGATGTTCCTCACCCGGCTCGGGTTCGGTTCCAAGATGGTCGTCACCGGCGATGTCACGCAGGTCGACCTACCCGGCGGCACCACCTCCGGTCTGAAGATCGTCCAAGACATCCTCGACGGTGTGGACGACGTGCACTTCGCCCACTTGTCCGCGCAGGACGTCGTGCGTCACCGGCTGGTCAGCGAGATCGTGGAGGCCTATGGCGTGTGGGACGCCCGCAAACGGTCGGGCGGGCCGCGACGCGCCAACTCGGCACGGGGGCACGCGCGATGA
- a CDS encoding 16S rRNA (uracil(1498)-N(3))-methyltransferase, with amino-acid sequence MTAPLFLLAAGTLADPAVGGVIELDGPEGRHAATVKRLAVGEQVLLADGSGVVVHGVVSSVAKDRLDVVVESLEHAPPAIPRVTLVQALAKADRDDQAIEAATELGVDVVVPWQAERSIVQWKGERGAKSLRKWEQVVRAAAKQSRRATVPVVEPLVDRRALVSLIEGRRTLVLHEDADQTLSAVELDVEEVVLVVGPEGGIAPAELDAFAAAGATTVRLGPHVLRSSSAGPAAIAVIMAATRWR; translated from the coding sequence GTGACCGCACCGCTGTTCCTGCTGGCGGCCGGGACACTGGCTGACCCGGCGGTCGGCGGTGTCATCGAACTCGACGGCCCCGAAGGAAGACACGCAGCGACGGTCAAGCGCCTGGCCGTCGGGGAGCAGGTGTTGCTCGCCGATGGAAGCGGCGTCGTCGTGCACGGTGTGGTCAGTTCCGTGGCCAAGGACCGGCTCGACGTCGTCGTCGAAAGCCTTGAGCATGCTCCACCGGCGATCCCGCGGGTCACCTTGGTGCAGGCGCTGGCCAAGGCGGACCGTGACGACCAGGCGATCGAAGCAGCCACCGAACTCGGCGTTGACGTCGTCGTGCCGTGGCAGGCCGAGCGCAGCATCGTGCAGTGGAAGGGCGAGCGGGGAGCGAAGTCGCTGCGTAAATGGGAGCAGGTGGTGCGCGCTGCCGCCAAACAGTCGAGGCGCGCGACGGTGCCGGTGGTCGAGCCGCTGGTCGACCGCAGAGCACTCGTGTCGTTGATCGAGGGACGTCGCACCCTGGTGCTGCACGAGGACGCCGACCAGACGCTCAGTGCAGTCGAGCTGGATGTCGAAGAAGTCGTCCTCGTCGTCGGCCCCGAAGGGGGCATCGCCCCGGCTGAACTGGACGCATTCGCGGCGGCCGGCGCCACGACGGTGCGCCTGGGCCCCCATGTGTTGCGCTCCTCCAGTGCGGGTCCGGCCGCGATCGCCGTGATCATGGCGGCCACCCGCTGGCGCTGA
- a CDS encoding DUF3097 domain-containing protein translates to MTDRYGSDVLSGDWRAPKRGRSAPVPAELDLVVEEVDTGFVGAVVRVEKVGGMQVVHLEDRRGKVRAFPLGPGFLIDGSPVELTPPKPADAAALAAARQASARTASGSVAVADQKARVALGSRIFVEGRHDAELVEKVWGHDLRVEGVVVEMLDGVDDLSAVIRDFSPGPGRRMGILVDHLVPGTKEQRIVEAARAIPEARDHVLIVGHPYVDVWQSVRPEKLGWTKWPVIPRGTSWKHGILAELGWPHRTQADVAHGWKRILGSISNYADLQPELLGRVEELIDFVTAPN, encoded by the coding sequence GTGACCGACCGATATGGCTCCGACGTTCTCTCCGGCGACTGGCGCGCCCCCAAACGCGGACGCTCCGCCCCGGTGCCCGCCGAACTCGACCTCGTCGTCGAGGAGGTCGACACCGGATTCGTCGGCGCGGTGGTACGAGTGGAGAAGGTCGGAGGCATGCAGGTGGTGCACCTGGAGGATCGCCGCGGCAAGGTGCGCGCGTTCCCGCTCGGGCCCGGATTCCTGATCGACGGCTCACCGGTCGAGCTCACCCCGCCCAAGCCCGCGGATGCAGCGGCGCTGGCGGCTGCCCGTCAGGCGAGCGCCCGCACGGCCAGCGGATCGGTGGCAGTGGCCGATCAGAAGGCGCGCGTCGCGCTGGGCTCCCGGATCTTCGTCGAAGGACGCCACGACGCCGAACTCGTGGAGAAGGTCTGGGGACACGACCTACGGGTCGAGGGAGTCGTCGTGGAGATGCTCGACGGCGTCGACGACCTGTCGGCGGTGATCCGCGACTTCTCCCCCGGGCCCGGACGACGGATGGGCATTCTCGTCGACCACCTGGTGCCCGGAACGAAGGAACAACGCATCGTTGAGGCCGCGCGTGCCATCCCGGAGGCGCGCGACCACGTGCTCATCGTCGGCCACCCGTATGTGGACGTGTGGCAAAGCGTTCGCCCCGAGAAGCTCGGCTGGACCAAGTGGCCGGTCATTCCGCGCGGCACCTCCTGGAAGCACGGCATCTTGGCTGAACTCGGGTGGCCGCATCGCACGCAGGCAGACGTCGCGCACGGCTGGAAACGCATCCTCGGCAGCATCAGCAATTACGCCGACCTGCAGCCCGAACTCCTCGGCCGCGTCGAGGAACTCATCGATTTCGTCACCGCACCCAACTGA
- the era gene encoding GTPase Era: MTDYRAGFACLIGRPNAGKSTLTNALVGQKVAITSNKPQTTRHTIRGIRTTDESQLVLVDTPGLHKPRTLLGQRLNDVVRETLMDVDVIGFCLPADQKIGPGDQFIAAELAELRRGRKKPVVAIATKLDTVSRDRLAEHLIAIDQLGDWNEIVPCSAVKGTQVDTLAEVLVSYLPTSPKLYPDDVLTDEPQMVMIAELVREAALEGVRDELPHSLAVVVEEMTAREDRPADKPLMDVRVNVYVERPSQKAIIIGRGGARLREVGTTARAGIEQLLGQRVYLDLHVKVAKDWQTDPNQLSKLGF; encoded by the coding sequence ATGACTGACTACCGAGCAGGCTTTGCCTGCTTGATCGGACGTCCTAACGCCGGCAAGTCGACGCTCACCAACGCGCTGGTCGGGCAGAAGGTGGCGATCACCTCCAACAAGCCCCAGACGACCCGACACACGATTCGCGGCATCCGCACCACGGACGAGTCGCAACTGGTGTTGGTCGACACTCCCGGCCTGCACAAACCACGCACGCTGCTCGGCCAACGGCTCAACGATGTCGTGCGCGAGACGCTCATGGACGTCGACGTCATCGGGTTCTGTCTGCCCGCCGATCAGAAGATCGGTCCGGGCGATCAGTTCATCGCCGCCGAACTCGCCGAGTTGCGCCGGGGCCGCAAGAAGCCGGTGGTGGCCATCGCCACCAAGCTCGACACCGTCAGTCGTGACCGGCTGGCCGAGCACCTCATCGCGATCGACCAGTTGGGCGACTGGAACGAGATCGTCCCGTGCTCGGCGGTCAAGGGCACCCAGGTCGACACCCTTGCCGAGGTGCTCGTCTCCTACCTGCCGACCTCACCGAAGCTGTACCCCGACGACGTGCTGACCGACGAGCCGCAGATGGTCATGATCGCTGAGTTGGTGCGTGAGGCGGCGCTGGAAGGTGTGCGTGACGAACTGCCGCACAGCCTGGCTGTGGTCGTGGAGGAGATGACCGCCCGAGAGGACCGTCCGGCCGACAAGCCGCTGATGGACGTTCGGGTGAATGTGTATGTGGAGCGGCCCTCGCAGAAGGCGATCATCATCGGTCGTGGAGGTGCACGGCTGCGCGAAGTGGGAACGACCGCCCGCGCCGGTATCGAGCAGTTGCTGGGCCAACGGGTGTACCTCGACCTGCACGTGAAGGTCGCCAAGGACTGGCAGACCGACCCCAATCAACTGTCGAAACTCGGATTCTGA
- a CDS encoding hemolysin family protein has protein sequence MIVLLIAALLAVLFGATMAAVESALGRISRHQVEEYLTAGRRGAQALRTLVDDSSASLMVLNFGRVAGEMTAAVLVTLAVDRWLQGFWSVLGVSIAVMAIVSFVLVGVSPRTMGRQHSGTLALVSAPFVRWMTNLFGPFAHVLVTLGNAFTPGRGYRDGPFDSEAELREFVDMAGESELIEAEERKMIHSVFELGDTIARELMVPRTDMLCIDRSKTLRQAMSLFTRSGYSRMPVIDGNPDEVEGILYFKDVAGRLISNRDDYSEHPVTELMREVAFVPESKPVDDLLREMQSQRRHFAIVIDEYGGTAGLVTLEDILEEVVGEIDDEFDRVTPGVQPLDDGSVRVPARMSIDDFAQEFGITVDEDDIDTVGGLLTKLLGRVPLVGAHARIDDLLLTAERMAGRRHQIATVTVSRVPETDHDDAEAGLSEILRRREEQHAARNASSVDARSNDD, from the coding sequence ATGATCGTGTTGCTGATCGCGGCTCTCCTCGCGGTGCTCTTCGGGGCGACGATGGCCGCTGTCGAGAGTGCGCTCGGCAGGATCAGCCGCCACCAGGTAGAGGAGTACCTCACTGCCGGGCGTCGTGGAGCGCAGGCGCTGCGCACCCTGGTCGACGACAGTAGCGCGTCGCTGATGGTGCTCAACTTCGGTCGTGTTGCCGGCGAGATGACCGCCGCCGTCCTGGTGACACTCGCGGTCGATCGCTGGTTGCAGGGCTTCTGGTCCGTGCTGGGTGTGTCGATCGCTGTGATGGCGATCGTGAGCTTCGTCCTGGTCGGAGTGTCTCCGCGCACTATGGGTCGGCAGCACTCGGGCACGTTGGCGTTGGTGAGCGCTCCCTTCGTGCGGTGGATGACCAATCTGTTCGGTCCGTTCGCGCACGTGCTGGTGACCCTCGGTAACGCCTTCACCCCGGGTCGGGGATACCGGGACGGCCCGTTCGACTCCGAGGCGGAGCTGCGCGAATTCGTCGATATGGCAGGTGAATCCGAGCTCATCGAGGCTGAAGAGCGCAAGATGATCCACTCGGTCTTCGAACTCGGCGACACGATCGCGCGGGAGCTCATGGTGCCGCGCACCGACATGCTCTGCATCGATCGCAGCAAGACGCTGCGCCAGGCAATGTCGCTGTTCACCAGGTCGGGCTACTCCCGCATGCCCGTCATCGACGGCAACCCCGACGAGGTCGAGGGCATCCTCTATTTCAAGGACGTCGCCGGGCGGCTGATCAGCAACCGGGACGACTACAGCGAGCACCCGGTCACCGAACTCATGCGCGAGGTCGCCTTCGTGCCCGAGAGCAAGCCGGTCGATGATCTCCTGCGCGAGATGCAGTCGCAGCGTCGGCATTTCGCGATCGTCATCGACGAGTACGGCGGCACCGCCGGGTTGGTGACCCTTGAGGACATCCTGGAAGAAGTGGTGGGGGAGATCGATGACGAATTCGATCGGGTCACCCCCGGTGTGCAGCCGCTGGACGACGGCAGTGTGCGCGTGCCGGCGCGGATGTCGATCGACGATTTCGCGCAGGAGTTCGGCATCACCGTCGACGAGGACGACATCGACACCGTCGGCGGACTACTCACCAAGTTGCTCGGCCGCGTGCCGCTCGTTGGAGCGCACGCCCGGATCGACGACCTCCTCCTGACGGCGGAACGAATGGCCGGGCGACGCCACCAGATCGCGACCGTCACGGTGAGCAGGGTTCCGGAAACTGACCACGACGACGCCGAGGCAGGCCTGTCGGAGATACTGCGCAGGCGAGAAGAACAGCACGCGGCGCGCAACGCGTCATCCGTCGACGCAAGGAGCAACGATGACTGA
- the dnaJ gene encoding molecular chaperone DnaJ: MTDYYAVLGVSKDASAEEIKRAYRKQARKLHPDVNPSADAEAEFKKVSQAYEVLSDPGTRQQYDMGGDPFGGAQGFGGNFSFTDIMDAFFGGGAAGGQQGPRSRVQRGQDALVPLQVDLSTAVFGANEQLVFDTAIRCETCTGTGARQGTGRRTCDVCHGSGHVQQVQRSFLGQVMTTRPCGNCSGFGEVVESPCYDCSGEGRRRDRRTLTIKVPAGVDTGTRIQLAGEGEVGPGGGPNGDLYVEVRVRKHQTFQRQGDDLHCSVELPMTAAALGAKLPLETLDGVREVEIKPGTQPGDVIKLSGLGVTHLRTDIRGDLLVHANVRTPTKLDGTQQDLLRQFASARGEERPEGHFERADKGLFGKIRDAWAGK; this comes from the coding sequence GTGACCGACTACTACGCCGTCCTCGGCGTGTCCAAGGACGCCTCCGCCGAGGAGATCAAGCGGGCCTACCGCAAGCAGGCTCGCAAACTGCACCCGGACGTCAACCCCAGCGCCGACGCGGAGGCGGAGTTCAAGAAGGTATCCCAGGCCTACGAGGTGTTGTCCGACCCGGGCACCCGCCAGCAGTACGACATGGGCGGCGACCCGTTCGGCGGGGCCCAGGGCTTCGGCGGCAACTTCAGCTTCACCGACATCATGGACGCCTTCTTCGGTGGCGGTGCCGCCGGTGGCCAGCAAGGTCCGCGCTCGCGGGTGCAGCGCGGCCAGGACGCTCTCGTGCCGTTGCAGGTCGATCTGTCGACAGCAGTCTTCGGAGCCAACGAGCAGCTCGTCTTCGACACCGCCATCCGATGTGAGACCTGCACCGGCACCGGTGCGCGGCAGGGCACCGGTCGCCGCACCTGCGATGTGTGCCACGGGTCGGGTCATGTGCAGCAGGTGCAGCGGTCCTTCCTCGGCCAGGTGATGACCACCCGTCCGTGCGGCAACTGCAGCGGCTTCGGCGAGGTCGTGGAGTCTCCCTGTTACGACTGCTCCGGCGAAGGACGTCGCCGCGACCGCCGCACGCTGACGATCAAGGTGCCGGCGGGCGTCGACACCGGCACCCGCATCCAACTCGCAGGTGAAGGTGAGGTCGGCCCCGGGGGCGGCCCCAACGGCGACCTTTACGTCGAGGTGCGTGTGCGCAAGCACCAGACCTTCCAGCGTCAGGGAGACGACCTGCACTGCTCGGTCGAATTGCCCATGACCGCAGCGGCTCTGGGCGCAAAGCTTCCGCTCGAAACTCTCGACGGCGTGCGCGAGGTCGAGATCAAGCCAGGCACGCAGCCCGGCGATGTCATCAAGCTCAGCGGCCTGGGCGTCACTCACCTGCGCACCGACATCCGCGGTGATCTGCTGGTGCACGCCAATGTGCGCACGCCCACCAAACTGGACGGCACGCAGCAGGACCTCCTGCGTCAGTTCGCGTCCGCACGCGGTGAAGAACGCCCAGAGGGACACTTCGAGCGCGCCGACAAGGGCCTCTTCGGCAAGATCCGGGACGCCTGGGCGGGCAAGTGA
- the ybeY gene encoding rRNA maturation RNase YbeY: MSIDLANETDVEVDLDELHECAAWVMQEMRVHPEADLTVTIIDEAAMEVLHVKWMDLPGPTDVMSFPMDELRPGRDDVEPEEGILGDIVLCPTVAARQASEAGHTTAEELLLLTVHGILHLLGFDHAEPDERKEMFDLQRTLLLTFLARRSSKVRITPPSGE, encoded by the coding sequence ATGAGCATCGATCTGGCCAACGAGACCGATGTCGAGGTCGACCTCGACGAACTGCACGAGTGTGCCGCCTGGGTGATGCAGGAAATGCGCGTGCACCCCGAGGCTGATCTCACGGTCACGATCATCGACGAAGCAGCGATGGAAGTGCTCCACGTGAAGTGGATGGACCTTCCCGGGCCGACCGATGTCATGAGCTTCCCGATGGACGAACTGCGCCCCGGACGCGACGACGTCGAGCCCGAGGAAGGCATTCTCGGCGACATCGTGCTGTGCCCCACGGTCGCCGCGCGACAGGCCAGCGAGGCTGGTCACACCACCGCCGAGGAACTTCTGCTGCTCACCGTGCACGGCATTCTGCACCTGTTGGGCTTCGACCACGCCGAACCGGACGAGCGCAAGGAGATGTTCGACCTGCAGCGCACCCTGCTGCTCACCTTCCTCGCCCGACGTTCGTCGAAGGTGCGCATCACCCCGCCCAGCGGGGAATGA
- a CDS encoding M4 family metallopeptidase — MDTETAPQFCSIVPPQILHRLARSSDERVAQAAHRTLTVRSTIIGKREVRARAPRPGGPTAGGLIPPSLQERTRRPSARPDAQPALPTEQTSPHRTVYDAQRKTQLPGVLARGEGDPASADESVNEAYDGLGATWALLHESFGRDSLDDNGLALIASVHYDQDFDNAYWDGEQMVFGDGDGVYFSSFTDSVDVIGHELAHGLIQYTAGLVYVGQSGALNESVSDVIGAMVKQRQLKQTAAQADWLIGEGLFTDRVQGVALRSMKAPGTAYDDPHLGKDPQPATMDDYRHLPHDDSGDNGGVHINSGIPNHAFYLAATAIGGHSWESIGPIWYDTITVGRLPKDADFAAFAAATLRAAGTRYGVRSAQQQAVEEAWKTVKVL; from the coding sequence ATGGACACCGAGACAGCCCCACAGTTCTGCTCGATCGTGCCGCCGCAGATACTGCACCGGCTGGCCCGGTCCTCCGATGAACGGGTCGCGCAAGCGGCCCATCGCACACTCACTGTGCGCTCCACCATCATCGGCAAACGCGAGGTGCGTGCTCGCGCACCACGTCCCGGCGGACCAACCGCCGGCGGGCTCATCCCACCGTCCCTGCAGGAACGCACGCGTCGGCCGAGCGCCCGCCCCGATGCGCAGCCGGCATTGCCGACCGAGCAAACCAGTCCACATCGCACGGTCTACGACGCGCAGCGCAAGACCCAGTTGCCCGGAGTGCTGGCTCGCGGTGAAGGCGACCCGGCCAGCGCGGACGAATCGGTCAACGAGGCCTACGACGGTCTGGGTGCAACCTGGGCGCTGCTGCACGAATCCTTCGGTCGTGACTCACTCGACGACAACGGACTCGCGCTGATCGCGTCCGTGCACTACGACCAAGACTTCGACAACGCCTACTGGGACGGCGAGCAGATGGTCTTCGGCGACGGCGACGGCGTCTACTTCAGCTCCTTCACCGACAGCGTCGACGTGATCGGGCACGAGTTGGCGCACGGGCTCATCCAGTACACCGCCGGTCTGGTGTACGTCGGCCAGTCCGGCGCCCTCAACGAATCGGTGTCCGACGTGATCGGTGCGATGGTGAAGCAGCGACAGCTGAAACAGACTGCCGCGCAAGCTGATTGGCTCATCGGTGAAGGCCTGTTCACTGACAGGGTGCAGGGCGTGGCGCTTCGTTCGATGAAGGCGCCGGGCACCGCCTACGACGATCCGCACCTCGGCAAAGATCCGCAACCGGCCACCATGGACGACTACCGGCACCTCCCCCACGACGATTCCGGCGACAACGGTGGCGTGCACATCAACTCCGGCATCCCCAACCACGCCTTCTACCTGGCGGCGACGGCAATCGGAGGTCACTCCTGGGAAAGTATCGGGCCCATTTGGTACGACACCATCACTGTTGGCCGGCTGCCCAAGGATGCCGACTTCGCCGCATTCGCGGCGGCTACGTTGCGAGCGGCGGGCACCCGCTACGGGGTGCGGTCGGCCCAGCAACAGGCCGTGGAAGAAGCCTGGAAGACCGTGAAAGTGCTCTGA